The Opitutaceae bacterium nucleotide sequence ACCGGGCGTCTCTATGAAAAAAGTCCCGGATTGCGGGAGAAGGCCCGTGAATCCGTGCCGAATCGGACCCTGATCACGGCCGCGGAAGTTGGAGAGCAGATTGCCTTTCTCTGCGACCCCGCCAACCGCCACCTGGTCGGCGCCGTTCACGTGATGGACGGCGGTCTGTCCCTCCGTCGTCTCCTGGTGTGATCCGCACCCCGTCCCTCCATGCCACAGAACCCGTCAACAAACCTTCCTCCCGTCCTCGGTCCGGCCGGCTATCCGATCGTGATGGTCCGGAACAACCTCGACAACCTCCCCGATTGGACCTTCCCGGAAGGCTACGGCATGCGCCCGATGGAGCCTGGCGACGAACGCCTCTGGGAGGACATCCAACGCGATGCCGAGCCCTACTTCGAGGTTCAACCCGGTCTTTTCCTGCAGGAATTCGGCCACGACCTGGAGAACGCCTGGCGAAGGGTTTTCCTCATCACCAATCCGAAGGGATGCAGTGTCGGCACGATGGGGGCCTGG carries:
- a CDS encoding SDR family oxidoreductase, with the translated sequence TGRLYEKSPGLREKARESVPNRTLITAAEVGEQIAFLCDPANRHLVGAVHVMDGGLSLRRLLV
- a CDS encoding GNAT family N-acetyltransferase, whose amino-acid sequence is MPQNPSTNLPPVLGPAGYPIVMVRNNLDNLPDWTFPEGYGMRPMEPGDERLWEDIQRDAEPYFEVQPGLFLQEFGHDLENAWRRVFLITNPKGCSVGTMGAWYNPSFQGKDFGRIHWVATRPSSQGQGLAKASLAAALRVLAGHHQRAYLDTQTRRIPAISIYLDAGFRPFFKNEADRALWSAIAYDMGKPQHTDWINEAVLA